The sequence ATCGTGCTCGAAGCGAACCGTGTAGGGTGGGGTGCCTCCGGCCGCAACGGCGGTCAGCTGATCCACGGTGTCCCCGGCGCCAAGCGCATCGCGGCGGCACGGGGGCAGGACGGTGAGGCCCTGTTAGCCGAGATGGCGTGGGAAGGCCATCGCATCGTGCGCGAGCGCGTAGCGAAGTACGCGATCGACTGCGACCTCAAGTTCGGCTACTTGGACGTGGCGATTACGAAGAGTCACATGCGCGCCCTCCAGGAAGAGTACGACACGCTTCAAGGCCGCGGCTTTCCACACTCGCTCGAGCTCTTCGGACGAGAACAGACCCAAGCCCTGATCGGCACCGAAGCGTACATCGGCAGCCTCCTCAACATGGGCAGCGGCCATCTGCATCCGCTGAATCTGTGCGCGGGAGAAGCCCGTGCCGCCGTCGGCCTCGGCGCGCAGGTCTTCGAGGACTCGCCCGTGACCAAGATCGAGCCGGGCCCGACCCCTCGGGTGATCACCGACCGGGGCACCGTGGACGCGGATACGGTGGTCCTCGCTGGCAACGCCTACCACGAACTGGCCCCGCACCTGCGCCGACGCATGTTCCCCGTGCGAAGTTTCATCATCGGCACCGAGCCGTTGGCGGAGGACGTCGTCGCGCGCATCAACCCCCGCGACCTTGCCATCTGTGACCCCAACTTCGTGCTGGAGTACTTCCGCCTTTCCGCCGACAAGCGCATGTTGTTCGGCGGACGTATCAACTACTTCGGCGAAGACCCGAGCGTGATCGAAGTGCGGATGCATAAGAAGCTCGCCCGCATCTACCCCGAACTCGCCAACGCGCGCATCGACTTTGCCTGGGGCGGCACGATCGGCGTGACCCTCAAGCGCGTCCCGCTCTTTGGCCGTTTGGGCCCAGGCGTCATTTACTGCCAGGGCTATTCGGGACACGGCGTGAACAACACGCACATGGCCGCTCGCGTACTCGCCGATGCCGTGAGCGGAACGCTGGAACGTTTCGATATGTTTGCCGGCATCGATGCGATCGCCGTGCCAGGCGCCGATCGCTTCCCAAACCCCTTTATTGCCTTAGGCCTAATCTACTACCGCCTACGCGACAAGCTCGCCTGAAGGCCGTGATCCGTCGCGCCCCTTGGATCCGGCGTCCGCGCGTGTAGGCGGAGATTCTCCCCCACCGCCGATCGATACCATGCGGGAATGGAAAGAGCCCTACGCCAACTCGACCCAGACCTGCTGTACAAGCTGCAGCAGGGCTTCAAGTGGCTGGTCTACTTCCTCCTGCTGGTGAACCTCGGGTTCTACGTGGCCGAAGACTCGGTCCGTGCCTACCACACGCTGATCGCCGGCAACGCCTCCTTCCTCAAGGTTACCCAGGAGTTCGCGGCGTCCATCGATACGTCCGCCTGGCTGATTCTCATCGCGATGTTCGAACTCGAGACCTACACGATCGAGGACAAGCACTGGAACAAGCGCGTCGCGTGGGTCGTGCGCGGGGCGCGTATCGTCTGTTACGTGATGATCGCGCACACCCTGTTTGCCTACAGCAGCACGCTGCTCGACTACAGCGCCATCCGCCCCGTAGAGGGCGTGACGGATCTGTGCGAGATGACCGACCAGCAGGTCGCCTACGTGCACACGCTCGAGTACACCGCGGTCACCGAGGAGACCTGCGACGCGCTCACCAACCAACGCGAGTTTCTGTGGCTCGGCAAGAACCCTCTGGTTACCACGCTCGACGGGCACCAGCGGGAGTTCTTGCTCGCCCTCGCCGACGTCGTTGAGACGATCGCTTGGTTGCTGATCATCGCGTGCGTGGAAGTGGTCGTGCGGCTGCAGGGGCGGGGCATCACTGGCGGGCGCGCCACCAGGATCGCCCGCTCCACGAAAACCACCTGCTACGTCGTGTTGCTCATCCTCGCCGCCTATTGGGGTGCCCTCGGCCTGTGGCTGTACGTCTGGGATGCCTTCCTCTGGATCGCGGGCTTTGCCGTGATCGAGGTCAATATCGCCGAATGGCGTGATGAGCTCACCGAACACCCGGCGACGCACGGGGCGGCGCCAACCTGAGCGCCCTACAAGAGGACCGTAAGATGATCCGTGGCCGTTGTGAGTGCAACGAGGTTCGCTTCGAAGCCGCTGGCGAGATCGTGGATTTCGGTCATTGCCACTGCGCTCAGTGCCGGCGCCTGCACGGCGCCGCCTACGCCACCTTCGCCGCCGTCGAGCGAGAACGCTTCCGCTACGTGGCAGGAGAAGCGCTCGTGCGCAGCTACACCTCCTCGCCACGCAACGAACGCAAGTTCTGCAGCCGCTGCGGCTCCACGATCCTGGTCGACCCGCAGGACGAACCGGAGGTGCTCTACCTCAGCATGAGCACGATCGAAGGCGACCCACCACGGCCGCGTGGCTACCACGCCTGGGTCGACTCGAAGGCACCGTGGCATGACATCGACGACGACCTACCGCAGTTTGCGCGCGACGCAAGCTGAGGGGCGGGGCGAGAGCACATGAGCAGCAACGATCAGCACGCCGAACACACCTCCTCCTACTACGCAGCAAGCCGTACCTATCCGCAGTCCTATCCCGCGCTCGCAGGCCAACACACCGCGGATGTGTGCGTGATCGGCGCAGGCTTTACGGGCGTCGCCACGGCCCTCACGCTGGCCGAGCGCGGCTACAGCGTGGCGGTGGTCGAGGCCAATCGCGTCGGTTGGGGGGCGTCGGGGCGCAACGGCGGCCAGCTGATCAACGGTGTTGGCGGCCTCTCGAAGATCGGTAAGCGCCACGGCGGCAGCATCGACGATCTCCTATGGGACATGCGCTGGCGCGGCAACGCCATCATTCGCGAGCGCGTGAGTAAGTACGACATCGCCTGCGACTTCAAGGACGGATACGTAGAAGTTGCGCGCAAGCCAAGCCAGGTGGCCTACACGCACGAGGCGGCAGAAGAACTCGAGAAACGCGGATTCCCCCACCGCTACGAGGTGTGGGACAAGGAGAAGACGGAGGAGAAGCTCGGTACCGGCGCCTTCCACGGCGCCTTCGCCTCGTACTACGACGGACACCTCCATCCCCTGAACCTATGCACCGGTGAGGCCCACGCGGCCACGGGCCTCGGCGCCCAGTTCTTCGAGCAGTCGCCGGTGACCGAGATCACCCACGGCGACAAACCCACCGTGCACACGGCGAACGGATCCGTACAGGCAAACGCGGTGATCCTGGCGGGCAATGCGTACTCGCGCCTGGAGCAGAAGAAGCTCTCCAACCTCATCTTTCCCGCGGGTAGCTACATCATCGCCACGGAGCCACTCCCCGAAGAAGTGGCGTACCGGATCAATCGAGAAGATGTCGCCGTTTGCGATCTCAACAACGTGGTCGACTACTATCGACTCTCAGCCGATCGACGCTTGCTCTACGGCGGCGCCTGCAACTACTCCGGCCGCGATCCGCGAGACATCACCAAGTTCATTCACCCACGCATGCTCAAGGTCTACCCGGAGCTTGCCAGTGCGAAGATCGAGTTCGAGTGGGGGGGCAAGATCGGCATCGTCCTCAACCGCATCCCCACCGTGGGTCGCGTGAGCAAGCACGTGTACTACTGTCAGGGCTACTCCGGCCACGGCGTGAGCGGCACGCACCTGATGGGCGAAGTCATGGCCGATGCCATCGACGGCACCCTTCGGCGCTTCGATCTCTTCGCGCAGATGAAGCACTTCCGCCTGCCGGGGTCGCGCTGGTTCGGCAACCAGATCGTGGCGTTGGGGATGATGTACTACAAGCTGCAGGACATGCTCTAGTAGCGGGGGAGCGTTAGCGTTTGCAAGACGACATCGTCCATCTCTTCGTGTACGGCACCTTGCGTACCTCGGCCGACCATCCCCTCGGTAAGATGCTCAGCGAGGGCGCCGACTGCATCGGCTCCGGCACGATCCAGGCGCGCCTGTACATCGTCGATGACCCCGACGAGGAGGGACCGAACAGCTACCCGGCCGCCCTGCCGTCGCAAAACCCCAACGACCGCGTGAGAGGGGAGGTCTTCCGCCTGCACGACCCCCAAACCCTCCTGCCGGTGTTCGATGACTACGAGGCCTGCTCCCCGCGTTGGGAGGAGCCACACGAATTCCTGCGCCGAAAGGTGCGCGTACGCATGGACAGCGGTGATGAGATGACGGCCATCGCCTACCTCTACACCTGGGACATCAGCACCGCCCACCCGATCGAATCGGGCGACTACAAGGAACGCGCACCCGATACGCGCTAGCTATCTATTTCACTAATATCAACTTCCGGGAGACACGCTATTGGACACGATCACCTTCAGCACCGGCGAAGCCACGGTGTTCGCCGCGGAGGGTCAGCTTACCGACGCAATGCCCGAGATCGTCATCGGTGATGTCGCAGGGCCGGTGGGCCAGGCCTTCGCCAACATGATGGGCCAGACGGCCGGTCATCCGCGCATGTTCGCCATCCGCGCCACCAACCAGGCGGTCAAGCCAGCCACGCTGATGGTCCCGAAGGTGACGGTGAAGAACAACGCTTACATCGAATTGCTTGGCGGCCCGATCCAGTCCGCGGTGGCAGACGCCGTGTTGGACTGCGTGATCGAGGGGGTCATCCCGCGGGAGATGGCGGAGCGTCTGTGCATCATCGCCATGCTGTGGTTGGAGCCGAAGTGCGCGGTGGACCCCAACCTCGATCGCAAGGATCTGTACCGCTGCAACTACGAGGCGATGAAGCTGGCCGTCACCCGCGCCATGCGTGGCGAGCCGACCCTTGATGAACTCATCGACAAGCGCAAGACCCTCCATCACGAGATGTACGACCCGGAGACGGGCGCCTCCGAGTGGTGAACACGGACTTATCGCTCGGCGCCGGCCGCTAGCTTGCAACAGGCTGCTAGCCTGGATTATTCATGAGTCATCTACTGCGGCCGCCGATACACGGCAAAACACGGTGCGTGCTCATTCCAGGTGCTCGACGTACCGTCGAGTACGCCTGCGCGCCTTCCACTGCGCGCCACACCGTGTTTTGCCGCG is a genomic window of Pseudomonadota bacterium containing:
- a CDS encoding FAD-binding oxidoreductase; the protein is AHTTSYYAASRNDLTSYSALTGAHKTDVCVIGGGFTGVATAVELAERGYRVIVLEANRVGWGASGRNGGQLIHGVPGAKRIAAARGQDGEALLAEMAWEGHRIVRERVAKYAIDCDLKFGYLDVAITKSHMRALQEEYDTLQGRGFPHSLELFGREQTQALIGTEAYIGSLLNMGSGHLHPLNLCAGEARAAVGLGAQVFEDSPVTKIEPGPTPRVITDRGTVDADTVVLAGNAYHELAPHLRRRMFPVRSFIIGTEPLAEDVVARINPRDLAICDPNFVLEYFRLSADKRMLFGGRINYFGEDPSVIEVRMHKKLARIYPELANARIDFAWGGTIGVTLKRVPLFGRLGPGVIYCQGYSGHGVNNTHMAARVLADAVSGTLERFDMFAGIDAIAVPGADRFPNPFIALGLIYYRLRDKLA
- a CDS encoding GFA family protein gives rise to the protein MIRGRCECNEVRFEAAGEIVDFGHCHCAQCRRLHGAAYATFAAVERERFRYVAGEALVRSYTSSPRNERKFCSRCGSTILVDPQDEPEVLYLSMSTIEGDPPRPRGYHAWVDSKAPWHDIDDDLPQFARDAS
- a CDS encoding FAD-binding oxidoreductase, which encodes MSSNDQHAEHTSSYYAASRTYPQSYPALAGQHTADVCVIGAGFTGVATALTLAERGYSVAVVEANRVGWGASGRNGGQLINGVGGLSKIGKRHGGSIDDLLWDMRWRGNAIIRERVSKYDIACDFKDGYVEVARKPSQVAYTHEAAEELEKRGFPHRYEVWDKEKTEEKLGTGAFHGAFASYYDGHLHPLNLCTGEAHAATGLGAQFFEQSPVTEITHGDKPTVHTANGSVQANAVILAGNAYSRLEQKKLSNLIFPAGSYIIATEPLPEEVAYRINREDVAVCDLNNVVDYYRLSADRRLLYGGACNYSGRDPRDITKFIHPRMLKVYPELASAKIEFEWGGKIGIVLNRIPTVGRVSKHVYYCQGYSGHGVSGTHLMGEVMADAIDGTLRRFDLFAQMKHFRLPGSRWFGNQIVALGMMYYKLQDML
- a CDS encoding gamma-glutamylcyclotransferase family protein, giving the protein MQDDIVHLFVYGTLRTSADHPLGKMLSEGADCIGSGTIQARLYIVDDPDEEGPNSYPAALPSQNPNDRVRGEVFRLHDPQTLLPVFDDYEACSPRWEEPHEFLRRKVRVRMDSGDEMTAIAYLYTWDISTAHPIESGDYKERAPDTR
- the fae gene encoding formaldehyde-activating enzyme, translating into MDTITFSTGEATVFAAEGQLTDAMPEIVIGDVAGPVGQAFANMMGQTAGHPRMFAIRATNQAVKPATLMVPKVTVKNNAYIELLGGPIQSAVADAVLDCVIEGVIPREMAERLCIIAMLWLEPKCAVDPNLDRKDLYRCNYEAMKLAVTRAMRGEPTLDELIDKRKTLHHEMYDPETGASEW